Proteins from a genomic interval of Polaribacter sp. Q13:
- the egtB gene encoding ergothioneine biosynthesis protein EgtB, which yields MKLAEKYKQVRLKTTTFCNHLNIEDYAIQVVLFASPPKWHLAHTTWFFETFILKEYVAEYTEFNADFNFLFNSYYNNVGTRILQANRGNMSRPSTNEIYEYRAYVDAKMIAFLKDLSDEKIIDLVTLGLNHEEQHQELLVTDVKYMLGHNPIFPVFNSEYNLVKDKNTTTKSIQIIAGIYEIGYQGTDFCYDNELGVHKVYLDDFEIDNHLVTNGDFIEFMESGAYSDFNLWLDEGWSWVNKNKINSPLYWHKIDGEWHSYTLAGIQKVDTAAILSHINYYEANAFAEWKGMRLPTEFEWEIAAQKLDWGKRWEWTNSAYLPYPRFKKENGAVGEYNGKFMSNKMVLRGASVATSQDHSRPTYRNFFNPTERWQFTGIRLAK from the coding sequence ATGAAATTAGCAGAAAAATACAAACAAGTAAGATTAAAAACGACCACTTTTTGTAATCATCTAAATATAGAAGATTATGCTATTCAAGTAGTGCTATTTGCCAGCCCCCCAAAATGGCATTTAGCACATACTACTTGGTTTTTTGAAACCTTTATTTTAAAAGAATACGTAGCGGAGTACACCGAATTTAATGCGGATTTCAACTTTCTGTTTAATAGTTATTACAACAATGTTGGTACTAGAATATTACAAGCAAACAGAGGTAATATGTCTCGGCCAAGTACCAATGAAATCTATGAATATCGTGCGTATGTAGATGCCAAAATGATTGCTTTTTTAAAGGATCTTTCTGACGAAAAAATAATAGATTTGGTTACTTTGGGGTTAAACCATGAGGAACAACATCAAGAATTATTAGTAACTGATGTGAAGTATATGTTAGGTCACAATCCTATTTTTCCAGTTTTTAATAGTGAGTACAATCTAGTAAAAGATAAAAATACTACAACAAAAAGCATACAAATAATTGCTGGAATTTACGAAATTGGATACCAAGGAACAGACTTTTGTTACGATAATGAATTGGGCGTTCACAAAGTATATCTAGATGATTTTGAAATTGATAATCATTTGGTAACCAATGGCGATTTTATAGAATTTATGGAATCTGGCGCCTATTCAGATTTTAATCTATGGTTAGATGAAGGTTGGTCTTGGGTGAATAAAAACAAAATTAATTCTCCTTTATATTGGCATAAAATTGATGGAGAATGGCATTCTTACACGCTTGCAGGTATACAAAAAGTAGATACAGCTGCTATTTTGAGTCATATTAATTATTACGAAGCCAATGCTTTTGCAGAATGGAAAGGAATGCGACTACCCACCGAATTTGAATGGGAAATTGCAGCCCAAAAATTAGATTGGGGAAAACGTTGGGAATGGACAAATAGTGCCTACTTGCCTTACCCAAGATTTAAAAAAGAAAATGGAGCGGTTGGAGAATACAATGGAAAATTTATGAGCAATAAAATGGTATTGAGAGGTGCATCGGTAGCAACTTCTCAAGATCATAGCAGACCAACGTATCGTAACTTTTTTAACCCTACCGAAAGGTGGCAATTTACAGGAATTAGATTAGCAAAATAA
- a CDS encoding aspartate/glutamate racemase family protein, protein MSKTQLAILGLGSRSTLYYLEQLNKVYNAKNGGFSTCPFFLLNTDFDTINPLLPNTSVQLDAVLQGYLDQIEALDVAELLIPNITLHETIDRLELQKNILHPLPLSVLKIKEIDAKKVVLFGSLHSMKSSYIRSYLELNSIEVLLPSSEDMVFIDEVRKHIYNTTETKEIINKYHQLIKKYSENYPVVLGCTELSILKPTDQRNIIDMAELQIAAAVKNIL, encoded by the coding sequence ATGAGTAAAACGCAACTTGCCATATTAGGATTAGGAAGCAGATCTACTTTATATTATTTAGAGCAACTAAATAAGGTGTATAATGCAAAAAACGGAGGATTTAGTACTTGTCCGTTTTTTTTATTAAACACAGATTTTGATACCATAAATCCGCTTTTACCAAATACTTCAGTGCAATTAGATGCTGTTTTACAAGGCTATTTAGATCAAATTGAAGCCTTAGACGTTGCAGAATTATTAATTCCGAATATTACATTGCATGAAACGATAGACCGTTTAGAACTTCAGAAAAACATCTTACATCCGTTGCCTTTATCAGTTTTAAAAATAAAAGAAATTGATGCTAAAAAAGTCGTGCTTTTTGGTTCTTTACATTCCATGAAATCCAGTTATATCCGTTCTTATTTAGAATTAAATTCAATTGAAGTCCTGCTTCCAAGTTCAGAAGATATGGTGTTTATAGATGAGGTTAGAAAGCATATTTATAATACTACGGAAACCAAAGAAATCATCAATAAATACCATCAATTGATTAAAAAATACAGCGAAAATTATCCTGTGGTTCTTGGTTGTACAGAATTGTCAATCTTAAAACCTACAGACCAAAGAAATATTATAGATATGGCGGAACTTCAAATAGCAGCAGCGGTAAAAAACATTTTATAA
- the egtD gene encoding L-histidine N(alpha)-methyltransferase produces the protein MIEIVKKKDKKGLASSLEINETFRNDVEKGFLSNPKTLSSKYFYDKKGDALFVEIMNLPEYYLTRSELDIFKNKTKDLIDSFKMQVDSYFELIELGAGDGLKTKELLKSLTTQNYNFDYFPIDISSNALGQLKQDLNTEIPNLSVKTQQGDYFEVLDSLKKSKQPKVILFLGSNIGNMTDEQAAKFIYKLGANLNPGDKLLLGVDLIKSKEIVLPAYDDSKGITAAFNLNLLDRINNELGGDFNLNQFEHQPEYDEKEGIAKSYIVSTENQTVTIKSIGTSYSFTKGEKIHTEISRKYNDELIQQIIANTDFSIDTKIMDSKAYFADYILTRN, from the coding sequence ATGATTGAAATCGTTAAAAAGAAAGATAAAAAAGGACTTGCAAGCAGTTTAGAGATCAATGAAACCTTTAGAAATGATGTTGAAAAAGGTTTTCTAAGCAATCCAAAAACGCTTTCTTCAAAGTATTTTTATGATAAAAAAGGCGATGCCCTTTTTGTAGAAATAATGAATTTGCCTGAGTATTATTTAACACGTAGCGAATTAGATATATTCAAAAATAAAACGAAAGATTTAATAGATAGTTTTAAAATGCAAGTCGATTCTTATTTTGAATTGATAGAATTAGGCGCTGGAGATGGATTAAAAACAAAAGAACTATTAAAAAGTTTAACTACGCAAAATTACAATTTCGATTATTTTCCTATTGATATTTCTTCGAATGCTTTAGGTCAGTTGAAACAAGATTTAAATACTGAAATACCAAACTTGTCTGTAAAAACACAACAAGGAGATTATTTTGAAGTTTTAGATTCCTTGAAAAAGAGCAAACAGCCAAAAGTTATCTTGTTTTTGGGTTCTAATATTGGGAATATGACCGATGAACAGGCTGCAAAATTTATCTATAAACTAGGCGCAAATTTAAATCCGGGTGATAAATTGTTATTAGGCGTAGATTTGATAAAATCGAAAGAAATTGTGCTTCCGGCTTATGATGACAGCAAAGGAATAACTGCGGCGTTTAATTTGAATTTATTAGATAGAATCAACAATGAATTGGGTGGTGATTTTAACCTTAATCAATTTGAACATCAGCCAGAATATGACGAAAAAGAAGGCATTGCAAAGAGTTATATAGTTAGTACAGAAAATCAAACTGTAACCATTAAATCTATCGGTACATCTTATAGTTTTACCAAAGGAGAAAAAATTCATACGGAAATATCTAGAAAATATAATGATGAATTGATTCAACAAATTATAGCGAATACAGATTTTAGTATCGACACGAAAATTATGGATAGCAAAGCCTATTTTGCAGATTATATTTTAACTAGAAATTAA